In Fusarium oxysporum Fo47 chromosome XI, complete sequence, the following are encoded in one genomic region:
- a CDS encoding sterigmatocystin biosynthesis dehydrogenase stcV, which translates to MGFPTAPKPKTPLGFHRILSPTAGVKVSPICLGGISIGHEWKFYTGKNEEPFRLLDTFYEIGGNFIDTASNYNNQMSETLIGQWMEERGVRDQMVIATKYTAGYRAFGDKPEPLQSNFTGNSAKSMHISVRDSLKKLRTDYIDILYVHWWDYATPVEEVMRGLHVLVMQGKVLYLGISNTPSWIVVKANAYAKQHGLTPFSVYQGNWNAAFRDMEGDVIPMCEDQDMAIVSWGSLGTGSLLTAQQRKEREADPDAPRPQISEVALKTSEALERIAGRKGTTLQAIALAYLFHQSTYVFPIVGVNTVEHIKAMPEALKIKLTKEEIDEIHEASPYNPGYPMNFTQYMQPVKYDLSWTPADNQQYQMSAWIDAPPKRLPYQAKTW; encoded by the exons ATGGGTTTCCCAACTGCACCGAAGCCCAAGACCCCACTTGGCTTCCATCGCATCCTCTCCCCGACTGCTGGAGTCAAAGTATCGCCAATCTGTCTCGGCGGCATAAGCATCGGCCACGAATGGAAGTTTTACACCGGCAAGAATGAAGAACCATTCAGACTCCTAGATACCTTCTACGAAATAGGTGGCAATTTCATCGACACCGCGAGTAACTACAACAACCAGATGTCAGAAACACTCATCGGCCAGTGGATGGAAGAGCGTGGTGTTAGAGACCAAATGGTGATTGCGACGAAGTACACCGCGGGTTATCGTGCATTCGGCGACAAGCCTGAACCTTTACAGTCGAACTTCACCGGCAATTCTGCCAAGAGCATGCATATTTCGGTGCGCGAcagtttgaagaagctgaggacAGACTATATCGACATTTTGTATGTTCACTGGTGGGACTATGCGACGCCAGTTGAGGAGGTGATGAGAGGTCTCCATGTTCTCGTTATGCAGGGAAAAGTTCTTTACCTAGGTATTAGTAATACTCCATCTTGGATTGTTGTGAAAGCCAATGCCT ACGCGAAACAGCATGGCTTGACTCCCTTCTCCGTCTATCAGGGCAACTGGAATGCGGCCTTCCGCGACATGGAAGGCGATGTGATCCCCATGTGCGAAGACCAAGATATGGCGATTGTGTCTTGGGGGTCATTGGGAACTGGTTCGCTGCTCACAGCCCAGCAACGAAAAGAAAGGGAAGCTGATCCAGATGCACCGAGGCCTCAGATCTCAGAGGTTGCGCTAAAGACTAGTGAGGCCTTGGAAAGAATCGCTGGCCGAAAGGGAACAACACTACAGGCTATT GCACTGGCATACTTATTCCACCAATCCACATACGTATTCCCCATCGTGGGAGTCAATACCGTAGAGCATATCAAGGCTATGCCCGAAGCCTTGAAGATCAAGCTTACGAAAGAGGAGATCGACGAGATTCACGAAGCATCTCCTTACAATCCTGGATACCCCATGAACTTTACACAGTATATGCAGCCAGTCAAATATGATCTTTCCTGGACGCCTGCAGATAATCAGCAGTACCAAATGTCGGCTTGGATAGATGCTCCTCCCAAGCGCCTG CCATACCAAGCGAAAACTTGGTAG
- a CDS encoding major facilitator superfamily domain-containing protein, giving the protein MSSDNSTATKEKEPEKGLFRYWKPSTTSQPPPDGGITAWLQVLGSFLINLNNFGLANSFGVFQTYDETTILRQHSSSAISCIGTLQVSLILIIGVISGPLFDQGYFYPILVASSLMLTFSLMMLSLSTQYYQVMLTWGFTTRRVLALGCATAGGSFGGIIYPIVVRRLLDNGGFGWACRAIGFIALFTLTLAAILIKPSVQAIKKPTRQLFDKSIIKDKAFSTFTLASFFLWLGFLVPYILTPSFGLLGLDHPVSEDLAYYMLSVLNAAQALGRIIPAAIVDKKMLGAESILMFNIVVSGMLALCWIAVHNLGGFTIFLILYGFFSGAVTTLPAFIIPYLCPSLAVIGTRMGIVYGAAGFGALIAPPIALAADEAYGGQRNRAFLGAQIWNGLIILFASCLSVYPLWEARKRRHLKEMADAKAKQESNSA; this is encoded by the exons ATGTCTTCTGATAATTCAACTGCGACAAAGGAAAAAGAGCCTGAAAAAGGACTCTTTCGATACTGGAAACCATCTACGACAAGCCAGCCTCCTCCAGATGGCGGGATAACAGCATGGCTTCAAGTCCTTGGCTCTTTTCttatcaacctcaacaactTCGGTCTAGCCAATAGCTTCGGTGTTTTCCAAACATATGACGAAACGACTATTCTTCGGCAACACTCTTCGTCTGCGATATCATGTATCGGTACACTTCAAGTCTCCTtgatcctcatcatcggtgTCATCTCAGGTCCGCTCTTCGACCAAGGATACTTCTATCCCATCCTCGTCGCGTCGAGTCTCATGCTCACCTTTTCACTGATGATGCTTAGCTTGTCGACGCAATATTATCAGGTTATGCTGACTTGGGGT TTCACGACGCGCCGCGTTCTGGCGCTTGGTTGTGCGACAGCAGGAGGTTCTTTCGGTGGCATCATTTATCCCATTGTTGTCCGTAGGTTGTTGGACAATGGCGGCTTCGGCTGGGCCTGTCGAGCCATCGGCTTCATTGCCCTCTTCACCTTGACCCTCGCTGCGATCTTGATCAAGCCAAGTGTCCAAGCTATCAAGAAACCGACGCGACAACTCTTCGACAAGTCGATCATCAAGGATAAAGCTTTTAGTACCTTCACATTAGCATCCTTCTTTCTGTGGTTGGGATTCCTCGTGCCATACATTCTGACTCCCTCCTTCGGTCTACTGGGTCTCGACCATCCAGTCTCCGAAGACCTTGCCTATTACATGTTATCTGTTCTCAACGCCGCCCAAGCTTTAGGCCGGATTATACCGGCAGCGATAGTGGACAAGAAGATGTTGGGAGCAGAGTCTATCCTCATGTTCAATATCGTGGTATCCGGTATGCTTGCATTGTGTTGGATCGCGGTGCACAACCTGGGCGGCTTCactatcttcctcatcctctacGGCTTCTTCTCTGGAGCAGTCACAACCTTGCCAGCCTTCATCATCCCATATCTATGTCCCTCACTAGCTGTCATCGGTACTCGAATGGGAATTGTTTATGGTGCGGCTGGCTTTGGAGCACTGATCGCGCCTCCGATTGCGCTGGCAGCTGATGAGGCCTATGGTGGCCAGCGCAACCGTGCATTTCTTGGTGCGCAGATATGGAACGGGTTGATCATCCTATTCGCTTCTTGTCTTTCGGTATACCCACTTTGGGAAGCTAGGAAACGACGGCATCTGAAGGAGATGGCGGATGCTAAGGCAAAACAGGAGAGCAACAGTGCTTAA